The Conexivisphaera calida genome includes a region encoding these proteins:
- a CDS encoding amidohydrolase family protein yields MGDAWGRPLRADVPVTCVLDAHVHSPILGSPAEANEYLRGLLSMGLGGAVILGIPPTRELLSTVTLDDVSNEYERNRDLVERFAAAVSSKLTPEALYLTAERFIDGYCQFKRHSEISALSNFELLYPANLSLGTDELARSLEEALRRGFGGFKVISTFFFRRLDDPAVETVIEVADSNDVPVTVHSGCDPGIWELPKYCKYGDPSRLDPILSRHRNVRVVLAHAGSYSAIAPGVFMEEALDLVRRYPEVYADTAALPPELAEMVLRDFPRGKVMYGSDYPAVADEDPRRYMEDVFLTMESAGHPESELEEYAQGTAGRVFSIECSDWI; encoded by the coding sequence ATGGGTGACGCGTGGGGGCGCCCTCTGAGGGCTGACGTCCCCGTCACATGCGTGCTGGATGCGCACGTGCACAGCCCGATCCTGGGGAGCCCGGCGGAGGCGAACGAGTACCTCAGGGGGCTGCTCTCGATGGGGCTGGGGGGAGCGGTCATACTCGGCATACCGCCGACCCGGGAACTGCTCTCGACGGTCACGCTGGACGACGTGTCGAACGAATATGAGAGGAACAGGGACCTCGTGGAGAGGTTCGCGGCCGCCGTGAGCTCGAAGCTCACGCCGGAGGCGCTCTATTTGACCGCCGAGAGGTTCATCGACGGGTACTGCCAGTTCAAGCGCCACTCGGAGATCTCCGCTCTCTCGAACTTCGAGCTTCTCTACCCCGCCAACCTGTCGCTGGGGACCGATGAGCTGGCCAGGAGCCTCGAGGAGGCGCTGCGCAGGGGGTTCGGCGGCTTCAAGGTGATATCTACGTTCTTCTTCAGGAGGCTGGACGACCCGGCCGTGGAGACGGTCATCGAGGTGGCTGATTCGAACGACGTGCCTGTCACCGTGCACTCGGGATGCGACCCCGGGATATGGGAGCTCCCGAAGTACTGCAAGTACGGCGATCCGTCCAGGCTGGACCCGATCCTCTCGAGGCACAGGAACGTCAGGGTCGTGCTGGCGCACGCAGGCTCGTACAGCGCGATAGCGCCGGGGGTGTTCATGGAGGAGGCGCTGGACCTGGTGAGGAGATATCCCGAGGTCTACGCGGACACGGCTGCGCTCCCGCCGGAGCTGGCGGAGATGGTGCTAAGGGACTTCCCGAGGGGGAAGGTCATGTACGGCTCCGACTACCCGGCCGTGGCGGACGAGGATCCCAGGAGGTACATGGAGGACGTGTTCCTGACCATGGAGTCCGCGGGCCATCCGGAGTCGGAGCTGGAGGAGTACGCGCAGGGGACAGCTGGACGCGTGTTCTCGATCGAGTGCTCCGACTGGATCTAG
- a CDS encoding ERCC4 domain-containing protein, with protein MPSAPRIVADHREEQSEIPEILRAMGVEVEFRMLEVADYVVADKVAVERKSAHDLMASIYDGRLFRQATELSRGYEIPVILVEGDPSDVESFFRNEKVYYGALAALVMDLNVRTVFTSGPEQTAIFLERAAARALEEGKGGPRVVKRSRGGLAQAQLYLVASAPGIGPKLAERLLTRLGSPAAVFSAPEGMLAKVIGEKRARRLRELLDRRYEGRAGEESQAHLA; from the coding sequence ATGCCGAGCGCGCCGAGGATCGTGGCGGACCACAGGGAGGAGCAGTCGGAGATCCCGGAGATCCTGAGGGCAATGGGAGTGGAGGTGGAGTTCAGGATGCTCGAGGTGGCCGACTACGTTGTGGCCGATAAGGTGGCGGTGGAGCGCAAGTCGGCGCACGACCTGATGGCGTCCATATACGATGGGAGGCTCTTCAGGCAGGCCACCGAGCTCTCCAGGGGCTACGAGATCCCGGTGATACTGGTGGAGGGGGATCCGTCGGACGTGGAGTCCTTCTTCAGGAACGAGAAGGTGTACTACGGCGCGCTGGCCGCGCTGGTCATGGACCTGAACGTGAGGACGGTGTTCACCTCGGGGCCGGAGCAGACGGCGATCTTCCTCGAGAGGGCGGCGGCGAGGGCGCTGGAGGAGGGGAAGGGAGGCCCTCGTGTGGTCAAGAGGTCGAGGGGTGGCCTAGCCCAGGCACAGCTGTACCTAGTGGCCTCCGCCCCCGGGATAGGACCGAAGCTCGCGGAGAGGCTCCTCACGCGCCTCGGCTCACCGGCAGCGGTCTTCTCCGCGCCCGAGGGAATGCTCGCCAAGGTGATCGGAGAGAAGAGGGCGAGGAGGCTCAGGGAGCTCCTCGACAGGCGCTACGAGGGGAGGGCGGGAGAGGAGTCGCAGGCGCACCTGGCGTGA
- the acs gene encoding acetate--CoA ligase produces MSTNEIENLPYMEKYNPYQKAYLDFWKESVADIRKFWDQEARKLLWYRTWDKVLDDSNPPFYRWFVGGETNMTLNALDRWKGTYVFNKVAYYWEGEDGSRRSVSYRELYEEVNRFSKALQDFGVGPNSTVTIYLPMIPELPIAMLSVVRLGAIHSVVFSGFSAQALADRIVDAKSKVLITADAYPRRGKPVETKKTADDAVAIAAKSGVNVEHVVVVRRLGTDVPWKEGRDVWYHELMSKYSDTTYVRPEPRKGDDVLYILYTSGTTGKPKGIMHSAGGNMVYVHSVFKWNWDIRPEDVHWTMADIGWVTGHTYIVYGPLLHGATEVLYEGAIDYPKPDRPWEMVERYGVTIFYTSPTAERALRAYGDEWVDKHEMPTLRILGTVGEPINPDVWHWYNEHVGKGRCPIVDTWWMTETSAAMISPAPGIATVTLKPGSATFPLPGIVADVLDEDGKPTPPGVKGYLVIKQPWPGMPLGIWGDPERFVKVYFSRFPPYFQAGDYAVRDEEGYFWLLGRADEVLKVAGHRLGTIEMEDALLKHPAVAESLVIGMPDPTKGEVPVAAVVLKPGYKPSEELKLELIKVVRDNIGAIATPETVLFVPKVPKTRSGKIMRRLLRDILLNRQLGDATTLEDPSAVEALKAAWDEFKSRMGS; encoded by the coding sequence ATGTCTACAAATGAGATAGAAAACCTTCCATACATGGAAAAATACAATCCATATCAGAAAGCATACCTAGATTTTTGGAAGGAGAGCGTCGCCGATATCAGGAAATTCTGGGACCAGGAGGCCAGGAAGCTCCTCTGGTACCGGACCTGGGACAAGGTTCTCGATGACTCGAATCCCCCGTTCTACAGGTGGTTCGTGGGCGGGGAGACCAACATGACGCTGAACGCGCTGGACAGGTGGAAGGGGACCTATGTATTCAACAAGGTGGCTTACTACTGGGAGGGCGAGGATGGCTCCAGGAGGTCCGTGAGCTACAGGGAGCTCTACGAGGAGGTCAACAGGTTCTCGAAGGCGTTGCAGGACTTCGGGGTGGGCCCCAACAGCACGGTCACTATCTACCTCCCAATGATACCGGAGCTACCCATAGCGATGCTCTCTGTGGTGCGGCTGGGCGCAATCCACAGCGTAGTCTTCTCCGGGTTCAGCGCCCAGGCACTGGCCGACAGAATCGTGGACGCGAAGTCCAAGGTGCTGATAACCGCGGACGCGTATCCGAGGAGGGGCAAGCCTGTGGAGACGAAGAAGACTGCTGATGATGCCGTGGCGATAGCCGCGAAGTCAGGGGTGAACGTGGAGCACGTGGTGGTCGTCAGGAGGCTCGGGACGGACGTCCCCTGGAAGGAGGGAAGGGACGTCTGGTACCACGAGCTGATGTCCAAGTACTCCGACACTACGTATGTGAGGCCGGAGCCCAGGAAGGGAGACGATGTGCTGTACATACTCTACACGAGCGGGACCACCGGGAAGCCGAAGGGAATCATGCACAGCGCCGGAGGTAACATGGTGTACGTGCACAGCGTCTTCAAATGGAACTGGGACATAAGGCCGGAGGACGTACACTGGACGATGGCGGATATAGGATGGGTCACCGGGCACACTTACATAGTGTACGGGCCGCTCCTCCACGGGGCCACCGAGGTCCTGTACGAGGGCGCGATAGACTACCCGAAGCCGGACAGGCCGTGGGAGATGGTCGAGAGGTACGGCGTCACGATATTCTACACGTCGCCGACCGCCGAGAGGGCGCTGAGGGCCTATGGAGATGAGTGGGTGGACAAGCACGAGATGCCGACGCTGAGGATACTGGGCACCGTGGGCGAGCCGATAAACCCGGACGTGTGGCACTGGTACAACGAGCACGTGGGAAAGGGCAGGTGCCCGATAGTCGACACTTGGTGGATGACCGAGACGTCCGCGGCAATGATATCCCCCGCGCCGGGGATAGCGACGGTGACCCTGAAGCCGGGATCCGCGACGTTCCCGCTGCCCGGGATAGTCGCGGACGTCCTGGACGAGGACGGGAAGCCGACGCCGCCCGGCGTCAAGGGCTATCTGGTGATAAAGCAGCCTTGGCCTGGGATGCCCCTCGGGATCTGGGGCGATCCGGAGAGGTTCGTCAAGGTGTACTTCAGCAGGTTCCCGCCCTACTTCCAGGCGGGCGACTACGCCGTGAGGGACGAGGAGGGATACTTCTGGCTCCTGGGGAGGGCCGACGAGGTGCTGAAGGTGGCGGGCCACAGGCTGGGCACGATAGAGATGGAGGACGCGCTGCTGAAGCACCCGGCGGTCGCTGAGTCGCTGGTGATAGGGATGCCGGATCCGACGAAGGGCGAGGTCCCCGTGGCTGCGGTCGTCCTGAAGCCGGGCTACAAGCCGAGCGAGGAGCTGAAGCTGGAGCTCATAAAGGTGGTGAGGGACAACATAGGCGCGATAGCGACCCCCGAGACCGTGCTCTTCGTCCCCAAGGTGCCGAAGACCAGGAGCGGGAAGATAATGAGGAGGCTGCTGAGGGACATACTGCTGAACAGGCAGCTGGGCGACGCGACCACCCTGGAGGATCCAAGCGCAGTGGAGGCCCTCAAGGCGGCCTGGGACGAGTTCAAGTCGAGGATGGGATCATGA
- a CDS encoding glucose 1-dehydrogenase has translation MRRLEGRVALVTGASRGIGRAVAEALASEGAKVAVNYRGNRTEAEELASRIGGIAVGADVSRRDEVRSMVRKVESELGPISVLVNNAGIMEMMSVEEFDEASFRRMMDVNLMGTIYTTLEALEGLKSTHGVVVNVASNAGIGTAIPGSTFYAVSKAAVMALTRRLAFELAPHGIRVNAVAPGWVETDMTVGGRSPEDAEAVRSFFRSRSMLRMTGAPEHIASAVLFLASPESAYMTGQVLVVDGGRIDYITHGI, from the coding sequence ATCAGGCGCCTGGAGGGCAGGGTCGCGCTCGTCACCGGTGCCTCGAGGGGAATAGGCCGGGCAGTGGCTGAGGCCCTCGCGTCGGAGGGCGCCAAGGTGGCCGTCAACTACCGTGGAAACAGGACCGAGGCCGAGGAGCTTGCCTCCAGGATAGGCGGGATCGCCGTCGGCGCTGACGTCTCTCGCCGCGACGAGGTCAGGTCCATGGTCAGGAAGGTGGAGTCCGAGCTGGGACCCATCTCGGTGCTGGTGAACAATGCGGGCATCATGGAGATGATGTCCGTCGAGGAGTTCGACGAAGCGTCGTTCAGGAGGATGATGGACGTGAACCTGATGGGCACGATATACACGACGCTGGAGGCCCTCGAGGGCCTGAAGTCTACGCACGGCGTCGTCGTCAACGTCGCATCCAACGCAGGGATAGGCACCGCGATTCCGGGATCCACGTTCTACGCCGTGAGCAAGGCAGCCGTCATGGCGCTCACGAGGAGGCTGGCGTTCGAGCTGGCGCCGCACGGCATCAGGGTCAACGCCGTGGCCCCCGGGTGGGTCGAGACCGACATGACCGTGGGCGGAAGATCCCCCGAGGACGCGGAGGCCGTGAGGTCCTTCTTCAGGTCCAGGTCCATGCTCAGGATGACCGGCGCGCCCGAGCACATCGCATCGGCGGTGCTCTTCCTCGCCTCCCCCGAGTCCGCGTACATGACCGGCCAGGTGCTCGTCGTGGACGGGGGAAGGATCGACTACATAACGCACGGTATCTGA
- a CDS encoding purine-cytosine permease family protein gives MRRGPERKGIEHVEDAERHGRPLSVFILWFASNLTIADYALGSVLYGLPLPWIYAIIVGVNVAAGALLGAAAAMGPRFGLPQMAISERIFGRIANKAFATAQWLSTIGWFSVNTVIATLALLQILDMPYWAGALVTVAVMAVVGIYGHDAVHGFERAMSVVLGAMFVILSYAAVRAASAALPHYQASPSPFVAAMAIASVFSYLASWAPYASDYSRYLPEGTSRWRIAVYAMVGGAAASAWIELIGTAIYVAAGNPSLDMMSATVDVVGRAWAPAVMIAIFLGGLAANALNLYSNSVSAQAISARFRRIYAAAAGAAIGYGLSVLGGMYVSFTSFYEGFLLLLDYWIMPWAGVLIAAVYARRRGGAREAIISYVLGMAASTPFMNLTPYGVQYVGPVAAALGGADLSYFVSFAVAIAAYLLLDRMVGHDPGGLY, from the coding sequence ATGCGGCGCGGGCCCGAGAGGAAGGGCATCGAGCACGTGGAGGACGCGGAGAGGCACGGCAGGCCCCTCAGCGTTTTCATACTGTGGTTCGCATCGAATCTCACCATAGCTGACTACGCCCTGGGATCGGTCCTCTACGGGCTCCCGCTTCCGTGGATATACGCGATAATCGTAGGCGTCAACGTGGCGGCGGGCGCGCTCCTCGGGGCGGCGGCCGCCATGGGTCCCAGGTTCGGGCTCCCGCAGATGGCGATATCGGAGAGGATATTCGGGCGGATCGCTAACAAGGCGTTCGCGACCGCGCAGTGGCTGTCGACCATAGGATGGTTCTCCGTGAACACGGTGATAGCCACGCTCGCGCTCCTCCAGATACTCGACATGCCCTACTGGGCGGGGGCACTGGTGACCGTCGCGGTGATGGCCGTCGTCGGGATCTACGGACACGACGCAGTCCACGGGTTCGAGCGCGCTATGTCCGTGGTGCTCGGCGCGATGTTCGTTATACTCTCGTATGCGGCCGTCCGCGCCGCGTCGGCGGCGCTCCCGCACTACCAGGCATCGCCCAGCCCATTCGTGGCGGCCATGGCCATCGCCTCCGTGTTCTCCTACCTAGCGAGCTGGGCACCGTACGCCAGCGACTACTCGCGCTACCTGCCTGAGGGAACCAGCAGGTGGAGGATCGCGGTATACGCGATGGTCGGCGGCGCGGCGGCGAGCGCGTGGATCGAGCTCATAGGCACCGCGATCTACGTGGCGGCCGGCAATCCGTCGCTGGACATGATGAGTGCCACTGTGGACGTGGTGGGCAGGGCGTGGGCGCCGGCCGTCATGATAGCGATATTCCTGGGAGGCCTCGCCGCGAACGCGCTGAACCTGTACTCCAACTCTGTATCAGCACAGGCGATCAGCGCTAGGTTCAGGCGCATCTACGCGGCCGCAGCGGGCGCGGCCATAGGGTACGGCCTCTCCGTCCTCGGAGGGATGTACGTCTCATTCACCTCCTTCTACGAGGGATTCCTACTCCTGCTGGACTACTGGATAATGCCGTGGGCCGGCGTGCTGATCGCCGCGGTGTACGCGAGGAGGCGCGGCGGCGCTCGCGAGGCGATAATCTCGTACGTCCTGGGGATGGCGGCCTCGACCCCGTTCATGAACCTGACTCCGTACGGGGTACAGTACGTGGGACCTGTCGCCGCCGCCCTGGGTGGAGCGGACCTCAGCTACTTCGTATCCTTCGCGGTCGCGATTGCCGCGTACCTGCTGCTCGACCGCATGGTCGGGCACGATCCCGGAGGACTGTATTAA
- a CDS encoding LLM class flavin-dependent oxidoreductase: protein MDDVRYDFQVDSTERIPAAGIVAAAEAAEAAGFRAFWRGESNGRDPIAVLGAASARTSRILLGSAILNVLARSPASTAMAAATLQELSGGRFLLGLGVGNRNIASWHGRAFENPLRSVEEYVGIVRTALDGGRTSHSGSIHSSSGFKLAFTVPRVPIYLAALGPKMSELAGKMADGVLTNLGDAAQMELVWSSVRRGEAKAGRPPGSVEVIDIVRLSVNEDYGKALDAIRTNFAFYGLADYYRDMFARMGAGDALRDLRENYSKYGFRRAASMVPEDAIRTVPGLVAATSVEEVRSRLRYFESTKADAVMLVYVPSSDDPSSEVSQFLRSWAGS, encoded by the coding sequence ATGGACGATGTGCGCTACGACTTCCAGGTCGACTCCACGGAGCGCATCCCGGCCGCGGGCATAGTCGCCGCCGCCGAGGCCGCGGAGGCGGCTGGTTTCCGCGCCTTCTGGAGGGGCGAGTCGAACGGGAGGGATCCCATCGCAGTGCTGGGCGCCGCATCCGCGAGGACGTCGCGCATATTGCTGGGATCCGCCATACTCAACGTCCTGGCCAGGAGCCCCGCCTCGACCGCCATGGCCGCGGCCACGCTGCAGGAGCTGAGCGGCGGCCGGTTCCTCCTCGGCCTCGGCGTGGGGAACAGGAACATAGCCTCCTGGCACGGCAGGGCATTCGAGAACCCCCTGAGGTCCGTGGAGGAGTACGTCGGGATAGTGCGGACGGCGCTGGACGGCGGCAGGACCTCGCACTCGGGATCCATCCACAGCAGCTCCGGCTTCAAATTAGCGTTCACCGTCCCGCGCGTCCCCATCTACCTAGCGGCGCTCGGCCCTAAGATGTCCGAGCTCGCAGGGAAGATGGCGGACGGCGTCCTGACAAACCTGGGCGACGCGGCCCAGATGGAGCTCGTCTGGAGCTCCGTCAGGAGGGGGGAGGCGAAGGCGGGCAGACCCCCCGGATCCGTTGAGGTGATCGACATAGTGAGGCTATCCGTCAACGAGGACTACGGAAAGGCGCTCGACGCGATCAGGACGAACTTCGCGTTCTACGGGCTTGCCGACTACTACCGCGACATGTTCGCCAGGATGGGCGCGGGCGACGCACTGCGCGACCTCAGGGAGAACTACTCCAAGTACGGCTTCAGGCGGGCGGCGTCGATGGTCCCGGAGGACGCAATCAGGACCGTGCCGGGCCTCGTGGCCGCGACCTCCGTCGAGGAGGTGCGCTCCCGGCTCAGGTACTTCGAGTCCACCAAGGCCGATGCGGTGATGCTGGTCTACGTCCCCAGCTCCGATGATCCATCGTCGGAGGTCTCCCAATTCCTCAGGTCGTGGGCGGGCTCCTGA
- a CDS encoding winged helix-turn-helix transcriptional regulator produces the protein MPRRPSGINDLDLAIYGHIAEGGELTLSEISRLSGRSKGVIFRHLRKLSALGVIEVREVGGVLLASPSRSPRRVIAMGIMRAAEYPYVLGILRGLRDIYGPVRVLVYEDAWREAQDLLSGRIQLAMVPALTALVANRLGGGRVQIIGGGSGGGMGVVRGTGGSGHAVVRTSNTELCAERLGLDGPRSYFGGPGDILGALVSGKVHEGVLWEPYLSMASASGLRVEQCEIEHCCLLSANSGVADQYGKISRIAAAAISSARSADLQAYAKLVDLPVQLVESSVRGYSFHEAPDVAYLERMLDAARRALLPGSSVRDAVVA, from the coding sequence ATGCCCCGCAGGCCCTCCGGGATCAACGATCTGGATCTCGCAATATACGGCCACATAGCCGAGGGCGGCGAGCTCACGCTCAGCGAGATCTCAAGGCTGAGCGGGAGGAGCAAGGGCGTGATCTTCAGGCACCTCAGGAAGCTCTCCGCGCTGGGGGTGATCGAGGTCAGGGAGGTGGGAGGCGTCCTGCTCGCGTCCCCTTCGCGCTCGCCCAGGCGCGTCATTGCGATGGGGATCATGAGGGCCGCCGAGTATCCCTATGTGCTCGGCATCCTCAGGGGACTGAGGGACATCTACGGCCCCGTTCGCGTGCTCGTCTACGAGGACGCCTGGAGGGAGGCGCAGGATCTGCTCTCCGGCAGGATACAGCTGGCCATGGTCCCAGCGCTGACGGCGCTCGTCGCCAATAGACTGGGCGGCGGGAGGGTCCAGATAATCGGGGGAGGGAGCGGCGGCGGCATGGGGGTTGTGCGCGGGACTGGGGGATCCGGCCACGCGGTGGTCCGCACGTCCAACACGGAGCTCTGCGCGGAGCGCCTCGGCCTCGATGGCCCCAGGTCCTACTTCGGCGGTCCCGGCGATATCCTCGGGGCGCTCGTGTCCGGGAAGGTACATGAGGGAGTCCTCTGGGAGCCCTATCTGTCCATGGCGTCGGCCTCGGGCCTTCGCGTTGAGCAATGTGAGATAGAGCACTGCTGTCTGCTCTCAGCCAACTCCGGCGTAGCTGATCAATACGGGAAGATCTCGCGCATAGCCGCGGCTGCCATATCCTCCGCGAGGTCCGCGGACCTGCAGGCGTACGCCAAGCTCGTGGATCTCCCGGTCCAGCTCGTGGAGTCATCGGTCCGTGGATACAGCTTCCACGAGGCACCCGACGTCGCGTATCTGGAGAGGATGCTGGACGCCGCCAGGAGGGCATTGCTCCCCGGCTCTTCCGTGCGCGACGCCGTGGTAGCATAG
- a CDS encoding dihydroorotase — protein sequence MGELLVRGGRVVTGQGILEADVLVRDGLVAALGHGIVADGAEVLDATGMLVLPGAVDEHVHSREPGMTGKEDFSTMTRAAAAGGVTTVADMPNTVPPVDSAGRVADKGRDVASRAYVDYALFAALTDSNVAALEEIVGSGAIGFKAYMGPTTGGIGPPSDWSVLSALRFSRATGVPVFFHAENGPLIDGFSRELRDAGRSDPAAHSEARPPVSEEVEVARIARLAAAVGGGVRAHIAHVSTAGTLRILEENREFLSAEVCPHHLLFTVEDYAARGLTIKVNPPVRTAEHRDALWRGVRSGLISTLGSDHAPHAPEDKKGDVWGAASGIPGVQTILPFALDSALRGLMRVEDVPRLLSENPARILGIYPRKGALVPGADADLAVVDPRGRWVVREEDLFYKHPEVSPYIGMEFRGRIVYTVLRGEVIYRDGEIGGRPGGRWVTRGGAL from the coding sequence GTGGGAGAACTCCTCGTCAGAGGAGGACGCGTAGTCACAGGACAGGGGATCCTCGAGGCCGACGTCCTGGTGAGGGACGGACTCGTGGCGGCGCTCGGCCACGGAATAGTTGCGGACGGCGCAGAGGTTCTGGATGCGACGGGGATGCTGGTCCTGCCTGGGGCGGTGGACGAGCACGTGCACTCCAGGGAGCCCGGGATGACGGGGAAGGAGGACTTCTCGACGATGACTAGGGCGGCGGCTGCAGGGGGCGTGACCACGGTCGCGGACATGCCAAACACCGTGCCGCCCGTGGACTCCGCCGGGAGGGTCGCCGACAAGGGGAGGGACGTCGCGAGCAGGGCGTACGTGGACTACGCATTATTCGCGGCGCTGACGGACTCGAACGTCGCCGCGCTCGAGGAGATCGTGGGATCGGGCGCCATAGGGTTCAAGGCGTACATGGGCCCCACGACGGGGGGAATAGGTCCGCCGAGCGACTGGTCGGTCCTGTCGGCGCTCAGGTTCTCCAGGGCCACGGGGGTGCCGGTCTTCTTCCACGCCGAGAACGGACCTCTCATCGACGGGTTCTCGAGGGAGCTGAGGGACGCGGGGAGGTCGGATCCGGCGGCGCACAGCGAGGCGAGGCCGCCCGTCTCGGAGGAGGTCGAGGTCGCCAGGATCGCACGCCTGGCTGCGGCAGTGGGAGGCGGCGTGCGCGCTCACATAGCGCACGTGAGCACCGCGGGCACGCTGAGGATCCTGGAGGAGAACCGCGAGTTCCTGAGCGCGGAGGTGTGTCCGCACCACCTCCTCTTCACAGTTGAGGACTACGCCGCGCGCGGCCTCACGATAAAGGTGAACCCCCCGGTGAGGACCGCGGAGCACAGGGATGCCCTGTGGAGGGGGGTGAGATCCGGGCTGATAAGCACGCTTGGATCTGATCACGCGCCGCACGCGCCGGAGGACAAGAAGGGCGACGTGTGGGGGGCCGCCTCCGGCATACCGGGAGTTCAGACTATCCTGCCGTTCGCCTTGGACTCGGCGCTGAGGGGCCTCATGCGCGTGGAGGACGTCCCGAGGCTCCTCTCGGAGAATCCGGCGAGGATCCTCGGGATTTACCCTAGGAAGGGGGCGCTGGTGCCCGGGGCGGACGCCGACCTCGCTGTGGTGGATCCGCGGGGACGCTGGGTAGTCCGGGAGGAGGACCTGTTCTACAAGCATCCGGAGGTGTCCCCTTACATCGGGATGGAGTTCAGGGGGAGGATAGTCTACACCGTGTTGAGGGGCGAGGTAATATACCGGGATGGGGAAATAGGGGGGAGGCCAGGTGGAAGATGGGTGACGCGTGGGGGCGCCCTCTGA
- a CDS encoding cation:proton antiporter — MQIGEIYLALLEISVLLFAAEASRGAVARLGIPAIVGELLMGMALGPYAFGPAINSLLGIRLISLNNYVQLFAQFSVILLIFASGLEQGLSGLRRAGPWGFMGAVFGALLPFLGVTVAFWRGIGPSAALILGAASAATSLAVASAISSEVGFSGHALDFLLTAGAVDDVVSLIILSTAMAASAGSSEPSAVALVAIYYVFAWALISAVSILLLPRMANALGERYAFPFALLSLFGLVAAMVALGFSPIIAAYIAGVALSSSRLSSSFKRLAVGLSSLFGPLFFVIAGAEVDLRASTAYALMMALYITALALALKFAGVLPFAYGATKSRTGSLAASLGMLPRGEMGLAIALAGLSAGIIDGTMYTSVVLMVVLTTLIGSILFSIYVRRHMETVAVGAPPNGDRMELASRGADGRIPPTSSGVTRK; from the coding sequence TTGCAGATAGGGGAGATATACCTGGCGCTGCTCGAAATATCAGTGCTCCTCTTCGCCGCCGAGGCGTCCAGGGGCGCGGTGGCCAGACTGGGGATACCTGCCATCGTGGGTGAGCTATTGATGGGGATGGCGCTGGGTCCCTATGCGTTTGGCCCAGCGATAAATTCGCTCCTAGGCATACGGCTTATATCGCTCAACAACTACGTCCAGCTCTTCGCGCAGTTCTCCGTGATACTGCTGATATTCGCGTCCGGCCTTGAGCAGGGCCTCTCCGGGCTGAGGAGGGCCGGGCCCTGGGGCTTCATGGGCGCGGTCTTCGGGGCGCTCCTTCCCTTCCTCGGAGTCACGGTCGCGTTCTGGAGGGGCATCGGGCCCTCGGCCGCGCTCATACTGGGCGCCGCGTCCGCAGCCACCAGCCTCGCGGTGGCGTCCGCGATATCGTCGGAGGTCGGCTTCTCCGGCCACGCGCTCGACTTCCTCCTCACGGCGGGGGCCGTGGACGACGTTGTCTCCCTGATAATACTCTCGACGGCGATGGCCGCGAGCGCCGGGAGCTCCGAGCCCTCGGCGGTGGCGCTCGTCGCCATCTACTACGTATTCGCCTGGGCGCTGATATCGGCGGTCTCCATATTGCTGCTTCCCAGGATGGCGAACGCCCTCGGTGAGCGCTACGCGTTCCCGTTCGCGCTGCTGTCACTGTTCGGCCTCGTCGCCGCGATGGTCGCGCTCGGGTTCTCCCCGATAATAGCGGCGTATATAGCAGGCGTGGCGCTGTCCTCGAGCAGGCTCTCGTCCAGCTTCAAGCGCCTGGCCGTAGGGCTCTCGTCCCTGTTCGGGCCGCTCTTCTTCGTGATAGCCGGGGCGGAGGTGGACCTCCGCGCATCCACGGCATATGCGCTCATGATGGCGCTCTACATCACGGCGCTCGCGCTGGCGCTCAAGTTCGCCGGGGTGCTGCCGTTCGCCTACGGCGCCACCAAGAGCCGCACGGGATCGCTCGCGGCGTCCCTCGGCATGCTGCCCAGGGGCGAGATGGGGCTGGCGATAGCCCTGGCGGGCCTCTCCGCCGGGATAATCGACGGCACCATGTACACGTCCGTGGTGCTGATGGTCGTGCTCACCACGCTGATAGGCTCCATACTCTTCTCCATCTACGTGAGGCGCCACATGGAAACGGTCGCGGTCGGCGCGCCGCCCAACGGCGACCGGATGGAGCTCGCATCGCGCGGGGCTGATGGGAGGATCCCTCCTACTTCCAGCGGCGTCACCCGAAAATGA